A stretch of the Gemmatimonadales bacterium genome encodes the following:
- a CDS encoding type II toxin-antitoxin system HicB family antitoxin — protein sequence MKLEFTAVFRKVPEGYIGFVEELPGANTQADTLDEARESLSEAVQLVLEANRSLAEESLKGQDVIREPLRISAA from the coding sequence ATGAAACTCGAGTTCACAGCGGTGTTCCGGAAAGTGCCCGAGGGCTATATCGGCTTTGTCGAGGAATTGCCCGGCGCCAACACGCAGGCCGACACTCTCGACGAGGCCCGGGAAAGCCTGAGCGAGGCTGTACAGCTCGTTCTGGAGGCTAACCGCTCGCTGGCCGAGGAGAGCCTCAAGGGCCAAGACGTCATCAGAGAGCCGTTGCGCATCAGCGCCGCGTGA
- a CDS encoding amidohydrolase family protein, whose protein sequence is MQRFLFLALALLLLPSAPSAQTFQIDARESTQLAFDVSPDGSTLVIDLLGQLWTLPVSGGEARALTNALRDQSEDIDPAFSPDGRWIAFQSDRPGGRGVWLIPATGGIPRLVTRIADDRAWPAWAPDGRRIALAISQNQLAIVEVGSGRIDTLVVTGPPSSAVREPLWTADGRHILFVNAPRYNSVGGTVWRVADTGGLAARIGTERLRVLGLARSADERLAFFVRDSATLKYQLVFADSAATLLRHLASHEDLTPLDARFTRDGRSVIYHADGQLWIVDTGTDSRRRIPLRARLNVSSTRRELPPLGFPAPATPQSARGFRALELSPDGRRIAMVALDSLWLFAPGDRPRALMAVPRDVDEVAWSPDGSRLAWVAGAEREVYVVDLSSATSRRVTTLPGHEGRPAWSPDGRYLAFFHGPEGWRERRLRVIRSDVPQPVENADSTLPLAANDAFGRYHQADNMGQEVLNWSADSRGVYVLDAPTQKLVRARLDGGADTLPESLLNATFLRILGDTVAVFVRDDQLWRARFDPAVGVHDSAQLIADVALYPSLAGDGAVLYVAGDGLRIRGGDGAVRSLGWPLTYRSPRVPPLLLRSVRVINPGTGQVTAPRDLLLRDGRIAQVADAGKLRAETGVSVIDAAGRFAIPGLIDLHQHFWDDAQPPGLVAYGVTTARDLGSPLARTAAMRDAIDAGLRAGPRIVLGGMQVHGTRKAEFGWSGQLTQALVDTGAAARALELLRAFGAEHLKLYQFERWFDAARIAQLAHAHGMRVTGHVSHPLALASEMDGKEHVGRAGGYHRLDAFVYDDVVQLFRGAATAVVPTLSMFATAMRLYDDSTLLAQPEIQPFLSPYLRFFASYFPSPPSPAARRGWTRLNEIMRSATRTLATGGVLIGAGTDVPQVPWAMHLEMEELVASGLTPVQALRAATRDAAKILGAPDLGCIAFGCVADVVVLDANPLDDIRNTRRIWVVIANGRVRLRAAAQTRR, encoded by the coding sequence ATGCAACGTTTTCTATTCCTGGCGCTCGCGCTCCTCCTTCTCCCCAGCGCGCCGAGCGCGCAGACGTTTCAGATCGATGCTCGTGAGAGTACCCAGCTCGCGTTCGACGTGTCCCCCGATGGCTCCACTTTGGTTATCGATCTCTTGGGACAACTATGGACGTTACCCGTGTCCGGAGGCGAGGCGCGCGCGCTAACGAATGCGCTGCGGGACCAGTCGGAGGATATCGATCCCGCTTTTTCGCCGGACGGTCGCTGGATCGCGTTCCAGTCGGACCGCCCGGGTGGGCGCGGCGTGTGGCTCATCCCAGCCACGGGGGGCATACCGCGGCTCGTCACGCGAATCGCCGACGACCGCGCGTGGCCGGCTTGGGCGCCGGACGGGCGGCGCATCGCACTAGCCATCTCCCAAAACCAGCTCGCCATCGTCGAGGTCGGATCTGGCAGAATTGACACGCTCGTCGTAACGGGGCCGCCCAGCTCCGCCGTGCGCGAACCACTTTGGACTGCCGACGGCCGCCACATCCTCTTCGTCAACGCGCCGCGGTACAACTCAGTGGGCGGAACAGTTTGGCGAGTGGCCGACACCGGCGGATTGGCGGCCCGTATCGGAACCGAGCGGCTGCGAGTGCTTGGGCTCGCGCGCTCGGCGGATGAGCGGCTCGCTTTCTTCGTCCGCGACAGCGCCACTCTGAAGTATCAGCTCGTTTTCGCCGATTCCGCTGCGACGCTGCTACGCCACCTCGCGAGTCACGAGGACCTGACTCCGCTGGATGCGCGCTTCACCCGCGACGGCCGAAGCGTCATCTATCACGCAGACGGGCAACTTTGGATCGTCGACACCGGAACTGATTCGCGGCGACGCATTCCCTTGCGCGCGCGCCTGAATGTGTCAAGCACGCGCCGTGAGCTGCCACCGCTCGGCTTTCCGGCGCCGGCAACTCCTCAGAGCGCCCGCGGCTTCCGCGCGCTCGAGCTGTCGCCGGATGGACGGCGAATCGCGATGGTCGCGCTCGACTCGCTGTGGCTCTTCGCACCTGGTGATCGACCGCGCGCGCTGATGGCAGTCCCTCGCGACGTGGACGAGGTCGCATGGTCGCCGGACGGCAGCAGGCTGGCCTGGGTGGCCGGTGCGGAACGCGAGGTTTATGTCGTCGATCTTTCCTCAGCTACTTCGCGCCGCGTCACCACGCTGCCGGGTCATGAGGGGCGCCCTGCATGGTCCCCGGACGGTCGTTACCTCGCGTTCTTCCACGGCCCCGAAGGTTGGCGGGAGCGGCGCCTCCGCGTCATTCGCAGCGATGTTCCGCAGCCGGTGGAAAATGCGGATTCTACGCTGCCTCTCGCCGCCAATGATGCCTTCGGCCGGTACCACCAGGCCGATAACATGGGCCAGGAAGTACTGAACTGGTCGGCCGACTCGCGCGGTGTGTACGTCCTCGACGCGCCGACACAGAAGCTGGTGCGCGCGCGACTCGACGGCGGCGCGGACACGCTGCCGGAGTCCCTACTCAACGCCACGTTCCTGCGAATCCTCGGCGACACGGTGGCGGTGTTCGTGCGCGACGACCAGCTCTGGCGCGCCCGGTTCGATCCGGCCGTCGGAGTGCATGACAGCGCGCAACTCATCGCCGACGTCGCGTTGTATCCGAGCCTCGCCGGCGATGGCGCGGTGCTGTACGTGGCCGGTGACGGGCTGCGCATCCGCGGCGGCGACGGTGCAGTGCGATCACTCGGCTGGCCCCTCACCTACCGTTCCCCTCGAGTCCCACCCCTGCTTCTCCGTTCAGTACGCGTCATAAATCCGGGGACCGGGCAGGTGACTGCGCCGCGCGACCTGCTCCTCCGCGACGGCCGCATCGCGCAGGTTGCCGATGCCGGTAAACTGCGCGCCGAGACCGGGGTCAGCGTTATCGATGCCGCCGGCCGTTTCGCGATACCGGGACTGATCGATCTGCACCAGCATTTCTGGGACGATGCGCAGCCGCCCGGCCTGGTGGCGTACGGCGTGACCACGGCGCGCGACCTCGGCTCGCCGCTCGCGCGCACGGCAGCGATGCGCGACGCAATTGACGCCGGCTTGCGCGCGGGTCCACGGATCGTTCTCGGCGGAATGCAAGTGCACGGCACCCGAAAGGCGGAATTTGGCTGGAGTGGTCAGCTCACGCAGGCGCTCGTAGATACCGGCGCGGCCGCGCGCGCGCTTGAGTTGCTGCGCGCGTTCGGCGCCGAGCACCTGAAACTGTACCAGTTCGAGCGCTGGTTCGACGCGGCGCGTATCGCGCAGCTCGCCCACGCGCATGGGATGCGCGTCACCGGACACGTCTCTCATCCACTCGCGCTCGCCTCCGAAATGGACGGCAAGGAGCATGTCGGCCGTGCGGGCGGGTACCACCGGCTCGACGCATTTGTGTACGACGACGTGGTGCAGCTTTTCCGTGGCGCCGCCACGGCTGTGGTGCCGACACTCTCCATGTTCGCGACCGCGATGCGGCTGTACGACGATTCCACTTTGCTCGCGCAACCGGAGATCCAACCCTTCCTCTCGCCCTACCTGCGCTTCTTCGCCAGCTATTTTCCCTCGCCTCCGAGCCCGGCGGCGCGCAGGGGTTGGACGCGTCTCAATGAGATCATGCGCTCCGCCACTCGCACGCTCGCAACTGGCGGCGTCCTCATCGGCGCCGGTACCGACGTTCCGCAAGTTCCGTGGGCGATGCATCTGGAGATGGAGGAGTTGGTCGCGTCGGGGTTGACGCCGGTGCAGGCACTCAGGGCCGCGACGCGGGACGCAGCAAAGATCCTCGGCGCGCCGGATCTGGGTTGCATTGCGTTTGGTTGCGTGGCCGACGTCGTCGTTCTTGATGCCAACCCCCTGGACGACATCCGCAACACGAGACGCATCTGGGTTGTCATCGCCAATGGCCGGGTCCGTCTGCGCGCCGCAGCTCAAACGAGGCGTTAG
- a CDS encoding MFS transporter, whose translation MTRRRILALLATAELLGMSAWFSASALAPQLSELWHLSESEAGWLTTVVQLGFVVGTAAAAVLNLADIIPSRFYFAGAAVLAGTVNAALLVAPSYPAALVLRFATGVCFAGVYPPAMKMIATWFKDGRGLAIGTIVGALTVGKATPYLVHGLREVGVAPVVVVSSVGAFAAAILVALGYRDGPHAFERRPFSWGLVGIVARSREVRLATGGYLGHMWELYAMWTWLATFLAMSFAARGHAAAGGSSVLAFFAIAAGGVGCVWGGWLADRIGREKLAARAMWVSGACSLAVGACFGGPAWLLAAVAIVWGVSVVADSAQFSALVTELAPPHAVGTALTLQTSLGFLLTMASIQLVPHVAGWIGWRWAFAVLAIGPALGIHAMRRLRALRASR comes from the coding sequence ATGACCCGCCGCCGCATCCTCGCCCTGCTCGCGACGGCCGAGCTGCTCGGTATGTCGGCGTGGTTCTCGGCGAGCGCGCTGGCGCCGCAGCTGTCGGAGTTGTGGCACCTGAGCGAGAGCGAGGCCGGCTGGCTCACGACCGTCGTGCAGCTCGGGTTCGTGGTGGGGACCGCGGCCGCGGCCGTCCTCAACCTGGCCGACATCATCCCGTCGCGGTTCTACTTCGCCGGCGCCGCGGTGCTCGCGGGGACGGTCAACGCCGCGCTGCTCGTCGCGCCGTCCTACCCCGCCGCCCTGGTGCTCCGCTTCGCGACCGGCGTCTGCTTCGCGGGCGTCTATCCGCCCGCGATGAAGATGATCGCGACCTGGTTCAAGGACGGCCGCGGGCTCGCGATCGGGACCATCGTCGGCGCCCTCACCGTGGGAAAGGCGACGCCCTACCTGGTGCACGGCCTGAGGGAGGTGGGCGTCGCGCCGGTAGTGGTCGTATCGTCAGTCGGAGCGTTCGCCGCGGCGATACTGGTCGCCCTGGGCTATCGGGACGGGCCGCACGCCTTCGAGCGTCGGCCCTTCTCGTGGGGCCTGGTCGGGATCGTCGCGCGCAGCCGCGAGGTCCGGCTGGCCACCGGCGGTTACCTCGGCCACATGTGGGAGCTGTACGCGATGTGGACCTGGCTGGCGACCTTCCTCGCGATGAGCTTCGCGGCGCGCGGGCACGCCGCGGCCGGAGGGTCCAGCGTCCTGGCGTTCTTCGCCATCGCCGCCGGCGGCGTCGGCTGTGTATGGGGCGGCTGGCTCGCCGACCGCATCGGTCGCGAGAAGCTCGCCGCCCGCGCCATGTGGGTGAGCGGCGCCTGCTCGCTGGCGGTGGGTGCGTGCTTCGGCGGGCCGGCGTGGCTCCTCGCGGCCGTCGCCATCGTATGGGGCGTTTCGGTGGTCGCCGACTCGGCGCAGTTCAGCGCGCTGGTCACCGAGCTGGCGCCGCCGCACGCGGTCGGGACGGCGCTCACCCTTCAGACATCGCTCGGTTTCCTCCTCACCATGGCGTCCATACAGCTCGTGCCGCACGTCGCCGGGTGGATCGGGTGGCGTTGGGCGTTCGCGGTGCTCGCGATCGGGCCGGCACTCGGCATCCACGCCATGAGGCGGCTGCGGGCCTTGAGAGCCTCGCGCTAG
- a CDS encoding IS3 family transposase gives MEAQRGGFAVTRLCELYGVTRAGFYAWRRRPVSARAEQDRELGRQIGTLFTAHRGRYGSPRIHRALRAAGWRVSRRRVERLMRVAGLRARVARVYRANPSLHRFFGQHPNRLTAAAARRPDQVWVGDITYLAVAGRWRFLAVVLDQCSRRVLAWTLGRRRDTRLTRQVLDAAVRRRRPPPSLVFHSDRGSEYVGAAFRDRLAALGIRQSSARRGPEDNAHMESFFHSLKAELVHGALFTTEAVLRQEIGRYLRYYNHQRLHSALEYRSPVDYESHVA, from the coding sequence ATTGAGGCACAGCGCGGCGGGTTCGCGGTGACGCGCCTCTGCGAGCTCTACGGGGTTACGCGCGCCGGGTTCTACGCCTGGCGCCGGCGGCCGGTGAGTGCTCGCGCGGAGCAGGACCGGGAACTCGGCCGGCAGATCGGCACCCTGTTCACCGCCCATCGCGGCCGGTACGGGAGTCCGCGGATCCATCGCGCCCTCAGGGCGGCGGGCTGGCGGGTCAGTCGCCGGCGCGTCGAGCGGTTGATGAGGGTGGCCGGCCTGCGCGCCCGTGTCGCACGGGTGTATCGGGCCAACCCCAGCCTGCATCGCTTCTTTGGTCAGCATCCCAACCGCCTGACGGCGGCCGCCGCGCGGCGGCCCGATCAGGTCTGGGTTGGGGACATCACGTATCTGGCGGTGGCGGGCCGGTGGCGCTTTCTCGCGGTGGTGCTGGATCAGTGCTCGCGGCGGGTCCTGGCCTGGACGCTCGGGCGGCGGCGCGATACGCGCCTGACGCGCCAGGTCCTCGACGCGGCGGTACGCCGGCGTCGTCCACCGCCAAGCCTGGTCTTCCACAGCGATCGGGGCAGCGAGTACGTTGGCGCGGCCTTTCGAGATCGCCTAGCCGCCCTCGGGATCCGCCAGAGCTCAGCACGGCGCGGGCCGGAGGACAATGCCCACATGGAGTCGTTCTTTCACTCACTGAAGGCCGAGCTGGTGCACGGCGCGCTGTTCACAACTGAGGCTGTGCTCCGGCAGGAGATCGGTCGCTACCTACGATACTACAACCACCAGCGACTCCACTCCGCTCTCGAGTACCGCTCGCCGGTTGACTACGAGTCGCATGTCGCGTAA
- a CDS encoding transposase, whose amino-acid sequence MREYSLEFKVTAVRLSQQPGIQVQAVAAALDIHPFMLSRWRKQVRDGVLRGERRALKVPPLREIRRLQDLERAHALLQEEHALLKKAIRFCSARRPTLLPSLRHSAAGSR is encoded by the coding sequence GTGCGAGAGTACAGCCTCGAGTTTAAGGTGACCGCGGTGCGGTTGAGCCAGCAGCCGGGGATCCAGGTGCAGGCGGTGGCGGCGGCGTTGGACATTCACCCGTTCATGTTGTCGCGGTGGCGCAAGCAGGTGCGCGACGGGGTGCTGCGGGGAGAGCGGCGGGCCCTGAAGGTGCCGCCGCTCCGGGAGATACGGCGGCTCCAGGATCTGGAGCGGGCGCACGCCCTGCTGCAGGAGGAGCATGCGCTCCTAAAAAAAGCCATCCGGTTCTGCTCCGCTCGAAGGCCGACACTTTTGCCTTCATTGAGGCACAGCGCGGCGGGTTCGCGGTGA
- a CDS encoding ArsC/Spx/MgsR family protein, translating into MEVQIFGFRKSADTRAALRFFAERRVKTHFVDLNERAASLGELRRFAQKFGAPALVDPESKRFAELGLRTARLSDERWLEKLTVEPLLLKLPLVRYQHQLTIGSAEATWKEWVAK; encoded by the coding sequence GTGGAAGTCCAAATCTTCGGGTTCCGGAAGAGCGCCGACACGCGCGCCGCGCTCCGCTTCTTCGCCGAGCGCCGGGTCAAGACGCACTTCGTGGACCTGAACGAGCGGGCGGCGTCGCTGGGTGAGCTGAGGCGCTTCGCGCAGAAGTTCGGCGCGCCGGCCCTCGTAGACCCCGAATCGAAGCGATTCGCCGAGCTGGGCCTTCGCACCGCGCGACTCAGCGACGAGCGTTGGCTCGAAAAGCTGACGGTCGAGCCGCTGCTGCTGAAGCTGCCGCTGGTGCGGTACCAGCATCAACTGACCATCGGCTCCGCGGAAGCGACCTGGAAGGAATGGGTGGCGAAGTGA
- a CDS encoding ABC-F family ATP-binding cassette domain-containing protein, which produces MGGEVTLVSFSGVAVQFGARTLLQDVGFIVGRGERWGVLGRNGSGKTTLFNLIRGDLAPSRGAVVRASGLRVTVMDQHRGFGEAETVWAAAAGAFAELFALEHSLGEQMTAMAEAGDAVTPAMLERYDRDLHRFEREGGYAAAARVDAVLHGLGFDPDAARTQLLSSLSGGERGRVALARQIAAPADLLLLDEPTNHLDLETTQWLEDYLRGLDAAVMLVTHDRALLDAFADHILHVEARTTTAYDAGYAAFVAQRAERRLAQRRAYSQQATKIAKEEDYIRRNIAGQNSKQAQGRRKRLERLPRLGAPPGEEDVMVVRLEAKERGGDQVMVAEAVRIAFGRRVLLGGFGATLRRGEVVGLVGPNGAGKTTLLKVFTGERASDGGGVRIPESVSISHYRQDLAQVPEEKTLFDAIADRRAGWTRSQVQGHLGRYGFSGDSVLRRCGSLSGGERARMALALLELERANLLVFDEPTNHLDVESIESLEEAIAEFDGTVILVSHDRALLRALTTRVWVLHDGHIADYPGTFAEWEAASAERAHAARVAAQEEEALRRVKEQRQMRLTEDARKHDQVARRSARRALETAEAEVARCEAEVARVNVALADPDLYLTPDGVRRAAELGKALDAAQRALEVAFEVWGQLTGVAGLG; this is translated from the coding sequence ATGGGTGGCGAAGTGACGCTGGTGTCGTTCTCGGGAGTGGCCGTGCAGTTCGGCGCCCGCACGCTGCTTCAGGACGTCGGTTTCATCGTCGGGCGGGGCGAGCGGTGGGGGGTGCTGGGCCGCAACGGCTCCGGCAAGACGACCCTCTTCAACCTGATCCGCGGTGACCTGGCTCCCTCGCGCGGCGCGGTGGTGCGCGCGAGCGGGCTCCGGGTCACGGTGATGGACCAGCACCGCGGGTTCGGTGAGGCGGAGACGGTGTGGGCGGCGGCGGCGGGGGCCTTCGCCGAGCTGTTCGCGCTGGAGCATTCGCTGGGCGAGCAGATGACCGCGATGGCCGAGGCCGGTGACGCCGTAACGCCGGCGATGCTGGAGCGCTACGACCGCGACCTGCATCGGTTCGAGCGCGAGGGCGGCTACGCGGCGGCCGCGCGGGTGGACGCGGTGCTGCACGGACTGGGGTTCGATCCCGACGCGGCGCGGACGCAGCTGCTATCCAGCCTGAGCGGCGGCGAGCGGGGCCGGGTGGCGCTCGCCAGGCAGATCGCCGCCCCCGCGGACCTGCTGTTGCTCGATGAGCCGACCAACCACCTCGATCTCGAGACGACGCAGTGGCTCGAGGACTACCTTCGCGGCCTCGACGCGGCGGTCATGCTCGTCACCCACGATCGCGCCCTGCTCGACGCGTTCGCCGATCACATCCTGCACGTCGAGGCGCGCACCACTACCGCGTATGACGCGGGTTACGCTGCGTTCGTGGCGCAACGCGCGGAGCGGCGGCTGGCGCAGCGGCGCGCGTATTCCCAGCAGGCTACCAAGATCGCGAAGGAGGAGGACTACATCCGCCGCAACATCGCCGGGCAGAACAGCAAGCAGGCGCAGGGGCGTCGCAAGCGGCTGGAGCGGTTGCCGCGCCTGGGGGCGCCGCCGGGCGAGGAGGACGTGATGGTGGTCCGCCTCGAGGCGAAGGAACGCGGCGGCGACCAGGTGATGGTGGCCGAGGCGGTGCGCATCGCCTTCGGCCGGCGCGTGCTGTTAGGCGGGTTCGGCGCGACGCTGCGGCGGGGGGAAGTGGTCGGCCTGGTGGGTCCCAACGGCGCGGGGAAGACCACGCTGCTCAAGGTGTTCACCGGCGAGCGCGCCTCGGACGGCGGCGGGGTGCGCATCCCCGAATCGGTGAGCATCTCGCACTACCGGCAGGACCTGGCGCAGGTGCCGGAGGAGAAGACGCTGTTCGACGCCATCGCGGACCGGCGTGCCGGCTGGACGCGCAGCCAGGTGCAGGGGCACCTCGGCCGGTACGGATTCTCGGGCGACTCGGTCCTGCGCCGATGCGGGTCGCTCTCCGGCGGGGAGCGCGCGCGGATGGCGTTGGCGCTGCTGGAGCTCGAGCGCGCCAACCTGCTGGTGTTCGACGAGCCGACCAACCATCTCGACGTCGAGTCGATCGAGTCGTTGGAGGAGGCGATCGCGGAGTTCGACGGCACCGTGATCCTGGTCAGCCACGACCGCGCGCTGCTGCGCGCGCTGACGACGCGAGTCTGGGTGCTGCACGACGGGCACATCGCCGACTATCCGGGAACCTTCGCGGAATGGGAGGCGGCAAGCGCCGAACGGGCGCACGCGGCCCGGGTGGCGGCTCAGGAGGAGGAGGCGCTGCGGCGCGTCAAGGAGCAACGCCAGATGCGCCTGACCGAGGACGCCCGCAAGCACGACCAGGTGGCGCGGCGCTCGGCCCGCCGCGCGCTCGAGACCGCCGAGGCCGAGGTCGCGCGTTGTGAGGCCGAGGTTGCGCGCGTGAATGTCGCGCTGGCGGACCCCGACCTGTACCTGACGCCGGACGGGGTGAGGCGGGCTGCCGAGCTGGGGAAGGCGCTGGATGCGGCGCAGCGCGCGCTGGAAGTGGCGTTCGAAGTCTGGGGCCAGCTGACCGGAGTGGCAGGCTTAGGATGA
- a CDS encoding type II toxin-antitoxin system HicA family toxin yields the protein MKRRDLIQHLEAHSCALLREGGKHSVYINRAAGKVSTIPRHREIHELLARKICRDLEVPGFDA from the coding sequence GTGAAGCGGCGCGACCTCATCCAGCATCTGGAGGCGCATAGTTGCGCGTTGCTGCGTGAAGGCGGCAAGCATTCGGTCTACATCAATCGCGCTGCTGGCAAGGTATCCACGATCCCGCGACATCGTGAGATCCACGAGTTGCTGGCCCGTAAGATCTGTCGCGACCTCGAGGTGCCGGGGTTTGACGCCTAA